A section of the Triticum dicoccoides isolate Atlit2015 ecotype Zavitan chromosome 7A, WEW_v2.0, whole genome shotgun sequence genome encodes:
- the LOC119333551 gene encoding AAA-ATPase At3g28610-like has product MGSAGSRGTTKRSAAANALVQNLTNSAWMYLAPVAFGVARSLYNQHLRRRLGRHVPSVDPFVTVDVVARLGDPHPYHSYHDEEAKSSDAYAEVLAYLSAACSREARKLRAEGHGLVLGLRDGQEVADEFKGVTVWWCAVPPSPADARRRCRLTFHESHRRLVVDEYLPHVRRTGQELLSGNRPRRLYSANKSDNNYRKNYEVWSYVDFDHPATFETLAMNPAKKRMVMDDLDDFRDSRDYYSRIGKAWKRGYLLYGPPGTGKFSMVAAMANHLNYDVYDVDLASVHTNGDLRKLFAETTRRSIVVIEDIDRSLDHATTEPQRETLTHTHTPWCTDTPVHPTHAHTHALVLGPDAPSKSSARPYPHSTCPARTPWLIRPSLVTLPGLLSFMDGLWSAHGGERIIVVTTNWSRALDDPALARRGRMDVHIEMSYCEFGAFMTLAKNYLGVDAHPLFYAVEELLRVADMTPADVAECLMSRSERAARGDADACLARLVDELKRKAVVGKTAVKEKLVLLPGKESENQASVKGKGGEATADGKTS; this is encoded by the exons atgGGGTCAGCGGGAAGCAGAGGAACGACGAAGCGCTCTGCGGCAGCCAACGCGCTGGTGCAGAACCTCACCAACTCGGCGTGGATGTACCTGGCGCCGGTGGCGTTCGGGGTGGCGAGGAGCCTCTACAACCAGCACctccggcggcggctgggccggcacGTCCCGTCCGTCGACCCCTTCGTCACCGTCGACGTCGTCGCCAGGCTGGGGGACCCGCACCCCTACCACTCCTACCACGACGAGGAGGCCAAGTCGAGCGACGCCTACGCTGAGGTGCTGGCGTACCTGAGCGCCGCGTGCTCGCGGGAGGCGCGCAAGCTCCGCGCCGAGGGCCACGGCTTGGTGCTCGGCCTCCGCGACGGCCAGGAGGTGGCCGACGAGTTCAAGGGCGTCACCGTGTGGTGGTGCGCGGTGCCGCCGTCCCCGGCCGACGCCAGGAGGCGCTGCCGCCTCACGTTCCACGAGTCCCACCGGAGGCTCGTCGTCGACGAGTACCTGCCCCACGTCCGCCGCACCGGACAGGAGCTCCTCTCCGGCAACCGGCCACGCAGGCTCTACTCC gcaaacaaaagtgacaacaattataggaaaaatt ATGAGGTATGGAGCTATGTAGACTTCGACCACCCGGCCACGTTCGAGACCCTGGCCATGAACCCAGCAAAGAAGCGGATGGTCATGGACGACCTGGACGACTTTCGCGACAGCCGGGACTACTACAGCCGCATCGGCAAGGCGTGGAAGCGTGGCTACCTCCTCTACGGGCCGCCGGGCACAGGCAAGTTCTCCATGGTCGCCGCCATGGCCAACCACCTCAACTACGACGTCTACGACGTCGATCTCGCCTCCGTGCACACCAACGGCGACCTCCGCAAGCTCTTCGCCGAGACCACGCGAAGGTCCATCGTCGTCATCGAGGACATCGATCGCTCCCTCGACCACGCCACAACGGAGCCGCAGAGGGAGACGCTA ACGCACACCCACACACCCTGGTGCACGGACACGCCCGTGCACccaacgcacgcacacacgcacgccctaGTCCTCGGACCCGACGCGCCCAGCAAGTCCAGTGCGCGCCCATACCCGCACTCGACATGCCCGGCTCGTACGCCGTGGCTTATTCGCCCTTCACTAGTGACGCTGCCGGGCCTGCTCAGCTTCATGGACGGGCTGTGGTCGGCGCACGGCGGCGAGCGGATCATCGTGGTCACCACCAACTGGTCCCGCGCGCTCGACGATCCGGCGCTGGCCCGGCGGGGGAGGATGGACGTGCACATCGAGATGAGCTACTGCGAGTTTGGGGCGTTCATGACGCTCGCCAAGAACTACCTCGGCGTGGACGCGCACCCTCTCTTCTACGCCGTGGAGGAGCTGCTGCGGGTGGCGGACATGACGCCCGCGGACGTCGCCGAGTGCCTGATGTCGCGCTCCGAGCGCGCCGCCCGCGGCGATGCCGATGCATGCCTCGCGCGCTTGGTTGACGAGCTCAAGAGGAAGGCCGTCGTGGGGAAGACGGCGGTCAAGGAGAAACTTGTATTGTTACCGGGAAAGGAGAGTGAGAATCAGGCGTCTGTGAAAGGAAAAGGCGGGGAAGCCACGGCCGACGGAAAAACTAGCTAG
- the LOC119328114 gene encoding fructokinase-2, with the protein MAPLGDAVAPAAAAAAPGLVVSFGEMLIDFVPDVAGVSLAESGGFVKAPGGAPANVACAISKLGGSSAFIGKFGDDEFGHMLVEILKQNGVNAEGCLFDQHARTALAFVTLKSNGEREFMFYRNPSADMLLTEAELNLDLIRRARIFHYGSISLITEPCRSAHVAAMRAAKSAGILCSYDPNVRLPLWPSAQAARDGIMSIWKEADFIKVSDEEVAFLTQGDATDEKNVLSLWFEGLKLLIVTDGEKGCRYFTKDFKGSVPGYSVNTVDTTGAGDAFVGSLLVSVSKDDSIFYNEAKLREVLQFSNACGAICTTKKGAIPALPTTATTLELISKGSN; encoded by the exons ATGGCTCCTCTCGGTGACGCTGTTGCccccgcggcggccgccgccgcccctggcCTCGTCGTCTCTTTCGGCGAGATGCTGATCGACTTCGTGCCTGACGTTGCCGGCGTTTCCCTCGCCGAGTCCGGCGGTTTCGTCAAGGCCCCCGGCGGCGCCCCCGCCAACGTCGCCTGCGCCATCTCCAAGCTCGGCGGCTCCTCCGCCTTCATCGGAAAG tttggcgacgacgagttcggccacATGCTGGTGGAGATCCTAAAGCAGAACGGCGTGAACGCCGAGGGCTGCCTGTTCGACCAGCACGCGCGCACCGCGCTGGCCTTCGTCACGCTCAAGTCCAACGGCGAGCGCGAGTTCATGTTCTACCGCAACCCGTCGGCCGACATGCTGCTCACCGAGGCCGAGCTCAACCTGGACCTGATCCGCCGCGCCCGCATCTTCCACTACGGCTCCATCTCGCTCATCACCGAGCCCTGCCGCTCGGCCCACGTCGCCGCCATGCGTGCTGCCAAGTCGGCCGGCATCCTTTGCTCGTACGACCCCAACGTGCGCCTGCCGCTCTGGCCCTCTGCGCAGGCCGCCCGCGACGGCATCATGAGCATCTGGAAGGAGGCTGACTTCATCAAGGTGAGCGACGAGGAGGTGGCCTTCCTCACCCAGGGCGACGCCACTGACGAGAAGAACGTGCTCTCCCTCTGGTTCGAGGGCCTCAAGCTGCTCATCGTCACCGACGGTGAGAAGGGGTGCAGGTACTTCACCAAGGACTTCAAGGGCTCGGTGCCCGGCTACTCTGTCAACACCGTGGACACCACCGGCGCCGGCGACGCCTTCGTCGGCTCCCTCCTCGTCAGCGTCTCCAAGGACGACTCCATCTTCTAC AATGAGGCCAAGCTGAGGGAGGTGCTGCAGTTCTCGAACGCTTGCGGCGCCATCTGCACCACCAAGAAGGGAGCCATCCCGGCGctgcccaccaccgccaccaccctgGAGCTCATCAGCAAGGGCAGCAACTAG